One Bacteroidota bacterium genomic window carries:
- a CDS encoding histidine kinase, with product MRFLYLILTFILWQNIFCQYRPVFIGVEQGLSSSAVRSIQQDPAGFLWIATWDGLYRYDGHEFRNFNHSPGDKNSLSNNNLVNVAIDGNDRPWVTAVSGEINLLDRRTNKFSLLRDSKGKPLTAVYNGFPVKFDRDHMVFLSPDGIILTRISDLNSVKPVEVRNNEPKSQKAEVAAVFYSGKDLLLVDRLQRVTRVSAGFDVVMISEMKDGAMLLLSKYGELHEYNVLKGEFKKVVRLLNVASPASFDGYKLHIDGKGVIRIATSEGFFSLDKERRVSRELIPGENEEKIKIDGRVYTISEDYAGNIWTGTHSGLIKLEKRGGRFMNYPGDGNSGINPQADRITSMIELPGSKILTGTTGGLYTLDLKTGKFTKNQNLPDGFENVPVYRLFRDSKEDIWAGTKKGLLKLRFTGDYLSSSTILFKSNPSVDEWINKIISITGDTEGHLWIGSTHGIIRYSPVSGDYKIFNYHADFGQEGDTYILSLSHDNGYLWAGTNSEGLLRINTRDMTHTRYSTQAPSPLKLNNDKIMAIHKDINGNIWLATMGGGVNILGADLKSVRTITTAGGLANNTIYGILEDSSGNIWVSSNNGISKINPLTLKSRNYTKSDGLASSGFNQNSYLMGSDGKFYFGGTDGITVFNPGEMIPDTLKPKVALTDFRIFNKPSLDRIINGEVELNYDENFFSFEMAALNFENPAYNGYMWKLEGLTDEWVSSGNRRTVDLSNIPPGKYRLKVKASNREGVWSEETLLAKIVVVPPFWKTVWFTVLASIIALSIAVSIPVSIVRRKMRKKIETLEKQNLIMEERAKTRDRIARDLHDDLASTVSSAGLYIQSANGILGENKEAAKTMIGKSASLIQEAEQAMRDIVWSVSPENDSVDNLVLRIRLLAGELCEAAGIRFEFSKMGNTSMILQDEIRRNMYLSVKEAVINSVKHSGADLISISISGEATGISIVICDNGRGFRMESQAEKLGGNGIKNIRKRCEEIGAEVKISTGEGKGTIIEIHREMKK from the coding sequence ATGCGGTTTCTTTATCTGATCCTGACCTTTATTCTTTGGCAAAACATTTTCTGCCAGTACAGACCTGTTTTCATCGGAGTTGAGCAGGGTCTGTCGTCGTCTGCTGTCAGATCAATTCAACAGGACCCGGCAGGTTTCCTGTGGATTGCGACCTGGGACGGTCTTTACCGGTATGACGGACACGAATTCAGAAACTTCAATCACTCTCCCGGTGACAAAAATTCCCTCTCCAACAACAACCTTGTGAATGTTGCAATTGACGGTAATGACAGACCCTGGGTTACTGCGGTGAGTGGTGAAATCAATCTTCTGGACAGGAGGACAAATAAATTTTCGTTGCTCAGGGACAGCAAAGGGAAGCCTCTTACCGCTGTTTACAACGGGTTCCCTGTTAAATTCGATCGTGACCACATGGTCTTCCTTTCTCCGGACGGGATAATTCTGACCCGGATTTCCGATCTCAATTCTGTAAAGCCGGTGGAGGTAAGGAATAATGAGCCAAAGTCTCAAAAGGCTGAAGTGGCGGCTGTTTTTTATTCCGGAAAAGACCTTCTTCTAGTGGACAGGTTACAAAGGGTAACAAGAGTATCGGCGGGTTTCGATGTGGTTATGATTTCTGAAATGAAAGACGGCGCAATGCTGCTTCTCTCGAAATATGGAGAATTGCACGAATACAATGTTCTCAAGGGAGAGTTTAAGAAAGTGGTCAGACTGTTGAATGTAGCCTCTCCGGCATCCTTTGACGGGTACAAACTTCACATCGATGGCAAGGGTGTGATCAGAATTGCCACTTCGGAAGGATTTTTCAGTCTGGATAAAGAAAGGAGGGTTTCCAGAGAGCTTATACCGGGAGAAAATGAAGAGAAAATAAAGATTGACGGGCGTGTTTATACCATCTCGGAAGATTACGCGGGCAATATCTGGACGGGTACCCACTCAGGATTGATCAAGTTGGAGAAACGGGGTGGCAGGTTTATGAATTACCCCGGGGATGGTAATTCAGGAATCAACCCGCAGGCTGACCGGATAACTTCAATGATTGAGCTACCCGGTTCCAAAATCCTGACAGGTACCACCGGTGGACTTTACACACTGGACCTGAAAACAGGGAAATTCACTAAAAATCAAAATTTACCTGACGGTTTTGAGAATGTGCCGGTGTACCGGTTGTTCAGAGACAGTAAGGAGGATATTTGGGCTGGTACCAAAAAGGGACTGCTGAAACTGCGGTTTACAGGTGACTACTTGAGTTCATCCACAATTCTTTTCAAGTCAAATCCGTCGGTCGATGAGTGGATCAACAAAATTATTTCAATAACCGGAGACACAGAAGGACATCTCTGGATCGGGAGTACCCACGGGATAATCAGATACAGCCCAGTTTCAGGCGACTACAAAATATTCAATTACCATGCTGACTTTGGACAGGAGGGAGACACCTACATCCTTTCACTGTCCCATGACAATGGATATCTTTGGGCGGGTACAAATTCCGAAGGGTTGCTCAGAATAAATACCCGGGACATGACCCACACCCGCTACAGCACACAGGCACCCAGCCCTCTCAAGCTGAACAATGACAAGATAATGGCGATTCATAAAGACATAAATGGAAACATCTGGTTAGCCACAATGGGGGGTGGTGTGAATATCCTTGGGGCTGACCTGAAATCTGTAAGAACAATTACGACCGCCGGCGGGCTCGCCAATAACACAATTTACGGGATTCTCGAAGACTCTTCAGGCAACATTTGGGTTTCGTCAAACAATGGAATCTCCAAAATAAACCCCCTTACTCTCAAATCAAGAAATTACACAAAAAGTGACGGACTGGCTTCAAGCGGTTTCAATCAGAATTCATATTTAATGGGAAGTGACGGGAAATTCTATTTTGGCGGGACAGATGGCATCACCGTATTCAATCCCGGGGAGATGATTCCCGACACTCTAAAACCAAAGGTGGCATTGACCGATTTCAGAATATTTAATAAACCTTCTCTTGACCGAATAATCAACGGTGAAGTGGAGTTAAATTATGACGAGAACTTCTTTTCTTTTGAAATGGCGGCACTGAATTTTGAGAATCCCGCTTACAACGGATATATGTGGAAACTTGAAGGCCTGACGGATGAGTGGGTGAGTTCAGGAAACAGGAGGACAGTTGATCTCTCAAACATTCCTCCCGGCAAGTACAGGTTAAAAGTAAAAGCTTCAAACCGGGAAGGGGTGTGGAGCGAGGAAACCCTTCTTGCAAAGATTGTTGTAGTCCCGCCGTTCTGGAAAACAGTCTGGTTTACGGTTCTCGCATCAATCATTGCACTTTCGATTGCCGTATCGATTCCGGTCTCGATCGTCAGAAGAAAAATGAGAAAAAAGATTGAAACTCTGGAGAAGCAGAATCTGATAATGGAGGAGAGGGCAAAGACACGCGACAGAATCGCCCGTGATCTTCATGACGATCTCGCTTCCACTGTTAGCAGTGCCGGGCTCTACATTCAGTCGGCAAACGGCATACTGGGAGAGAATAAAGAGGCAGCAAAAACAATGATCGGGAAGTCGGCTTCTCTTATTCAGGAGGCAGAGCAGGCAATGAGGGATATTGTATGGTCGGTTTCTCCCGAGAACGATTCGGTCGATAATCTTGTGCTTAGAATAAGGTTGCTGGCGGGTGAATTGTGTGAGGCAGCCGGAATAAGATTCGAATTTTCAAAAATGGGCAACACATCCATGATACTGCAGGACGAAATCAGACGAAACATGTACCTGTCAGTAAAAGAGGCAGTGATCAATTCAGTAAAACACTCGGGGGCTGACCTCATCTCGATTTCGATCAGTGGTGAGGCAACCGGTATTTCGATTGTAATTTGTGACAACGGCAGGGGTTTCAGGATGGAGTCGCAGGCTGAAAAACTCGGCGGAAACGGTATTAAAAATATCCGAAAGCGGTGTGAAGAGATCGGTGCGGAAGTAAAAATTTCAACCGGGGAGGGAAAAGGCACTATAATCGAGATCCATCGGGAGATGAAGAAATGA
- a CDS encoding MerR family transcriptional regulator has translation MDEIFTRDELAEKLDISKRILAEWEKEELVKHSGISDDGTELYFLYQLERCRHLKKLHDVGYGIEAIKKIIKKVGLPKLPVDSERYGLNVTFLTVGQLAENVKVSPRTIKHWEEMGIIEPEMRSEGGYRLYAPNYIFICNLIKDLQLFGYSLEEIKRVADKFKVFLGLNQNLESRPFEEAEEQLEDLLSAVDGLFAKMELFKEGITRWEDILRKKRKEIVALKQRNSKRAAGSKGKTP, from the coding sequence TTGGATGAAATTTTTACCCGGGACGAGCTTGCTGAAAAGCTCGACATCTCGAAAAGAATTCTGGCAGAGTGGGAAAAAGAAGAGCTTGTAAAGCATTCCGGTATCTCCGACGACGGCACTGAACTCTATTTCCTCTATCAGCTTGAAAGATGCCGCCACCTTAAAAAACTGCACGATGTCGGCTATGGTATCGAGGCGATCAAAAAGATCATCAAGAAAGTCGGGCTTCCCAAATTGCCCGTTGACAGCGAGAGATACGGACTGAATGTCACTTTTCTGACCGTTGGTCAACTCGCTGAAAATGTAAAAGTGAGCCCCAGAACAATTAAACACTGGGAGGAGATGGGAATAATAGAGCCCGAGATGCGAAGTGAAGGAGGATACAGACTGTATGCCCCCAATTATATTTTCATTTGCAATCTCATAAAGGATCTGCAGTTGTTCGGTTACTCACTTGAGGAGATAAAAAGGGTGGCTGACAAATTCAAGGTTTTTCTTGGCTTGAATCAAAATCTCGAATCCCGTCCCTTTGAAGAAGCAGAGGAACAACTTGAAGACCTGCTTTCCGCTGTCGATGGACTTTTTGCAAAAATGGAACTCTTCAAAGAAGGCATTACCCGCTGGGAGGACATTTTACGCAAAAAAAGAAAAGAGATAGTCGCATTGAAGCAAAGAAATTCAAAAAGAGCAGCAGGATCAAAAGGGAAAACACCATGA
- a CDS encoding DUF6051 family protein has protein sequence MRYSKLYPVIKEKYSLDYDSLTVDELDIKISNLEFNSDITGLYPEGDEYSEINPLVKALMKYYLSQNQFSDRYLLKMLDVPDSEVEENNRFRYSILSDSKSANAGSAIILLHGLNERGWEKYLTWASSLLKKTGKPVILFPNAFHMNRAPKNWSNFRLMNEISSERKNLLPGVALSSPVNAAISTRLQFVPQRFVYSGIQTIRDIISLATEIREGLVSGLAKGTTVDFFGYSIGAFISEILMMSNPYGLFNNSRCVLFCGGTTLNKMAPVNKYILDSEAADAIQNFYVHKFEQNLTVDDRLRSLFGSESEEAFLFKAMLGHDENLPVRKRYLAKIRDRVFAMGMAKDTVIPAASIQEALISDHPKKIRFELIDPGYNYTHENPFPLLLKTENEVEECFDRVFSKAATFLN, from the coding sequence ATGAGATACTCAAAATTGTACCCTGTCATCAAAGAGAAATATTCGCTGGATTATGATTCGCTGACCGTCGACGAACTTGATATTAAAATCTCCAATCTTGAGTTCAACAGTGATATAACAGGTCTTTATCCCGAGGGTGATGAATATTCTGAAATCAATCCTTTGGTGAAGGCTCTTATGAAATATTATCTGTCGCAGAATCAGTTTTCCGACCGTTACCTCCTCAAAATGCTCGATGTTCCTGACAGTGAAGTAGAGGAAAACAACCGATTTCGTTATTCGATCCTGTCGGATTCAAAATCTGCAAATGCCGGTTCCGCCATAATTCTTTTGCACGGACTCAATGAAAGAGGCTGGGAAAAATACCTGACATGGGCATCGTCCCTGCTGAAAAAGACAGGGAAACCTGTGATACTCTTTCCCAATGCCTTCCACATGAACAGGGCTCCAAAAAACTGGTCCAACTTCCGTCTGATGAACGAGATTTCGAGCGAACGAAAAAATCTGCTTCCGGGAGTTGCACTCTCAAGTCCGGTAAATGCCGCCATTTCCACACGACTTCAATTCGTTCCACAAAGATTCGTCTATTCAGGTATTCAGACTATTCGAGATATAATATCCCTTGCAACAGAAATTAGAGAAGGATTAGTCAGCGGACTTGCAAAAGGCACAACAGTCGATTTCTTTGGTTACTCAATCGGGGCGTTTATATCTGAGATTTTAATGATGAGTAATCCCTACGGGCTTTTCAACAATTCGAGATGTGTACTTTTTTGCGGCGGGACAACCCTGAACAAAATGGCACCCGTCAATAAATATATCCTCGACAGTGAAGCTGCCGATGCCATACAAAATTTTTATGTCCATAAATTTGAACAAAACCTTACTGTGGACGACAGGCTCCGGTCCCTCTTCGGTTCGGAATCGGAGGAGGCATTTTTGTTCAAGGCAATGCTCGGACACGATGAAAACCTTCCCGTCAGAAAACGCTATCTTGCAAAAATCAGAGACAGGGTATTTGCCATGGGTATGGCGAAGGATACAGTCATTCCTGCCGCATCGATTCAAGAGGCTTTGATTTCGGATCACCCTAAAAAAATCAGATTCGAACTGATCGATCCGGGTTACAATTATACACATGAGAATCCATTCCCCCTCCTCTTAAAAACAGAAAATGAGGTTGAAGAGTGTTTCGACCGGGTTTTTTCGAAAGCAGCAACCTTTTTGAATTAA
- a CDS encoding tetrathionate reductase family octaheme c-type cytochrome translates to MKKIVIILLVFFLTIVSVILFLRPKEVAQDMTVKLKEKYSKKHVPSVDHSKFAVLQKKFNRPQEITEACISCHTERHKEVMKSSHWNWEREEYVRGRGIIHIGKHNAINNFCIGVEGNEQSCAKCHIGFGMTDALKGYTDSTNIDCLICHDNSETYAKGSEMGGAPDPKLDLNKVAQSVGQPKRTNCGVCHFFGGGGNNVKHGDLDKAMFDGSKDIDVHMGTDGANMSCVDCHTSQNHLMKGKVYSLSSMNRDRSTCEQCHTENPHEAAILNEHTLKVACQTCHIPVYAKVNATKMEWDWSTAGKLKDGKPFEIDDKDGNHTYLSIKGSFTWGTNVKPDYVWFNGTADHYLIGDTVSDTTKPLQVNTLNGSYSDPESKITPVKIHKARQPYDPVNKMLIQPKLFADKKGEGALWKDFDWVRASRIGMEEVGLPFSGQLSFIRTEMTWPVNHMVSTKEKTVSCSECHSRNESRLAGLNDFYMPARDHSPVIDTAGKWIIFLSILGIFAHGSLRIFSNRKQRKEGSK, encoded by the coding sequence ATGAAAAAAATAGTCATAATTCTGCTGGTGTTTTTTCTGACAATCGTGAGTGTGATACTTTTCCTTCGTCCCAAGGAAGTGGCACAGGACATGACTGTCAAACTGAAGGAAAAATACTCCAAGAAGCATGTCCCGTCGGTGGATCACTCAAAGTTTGCAGTACTTCAAAAGAAATTCAACCGCCCTCAGGAAATAACTGAAGCCTGCATTTCATGCCACACCGAAAGACATAAAGAGGTGATGAAATCGAGTCACTGGAACTGGGAGCGGGAAGAGTATGTGAGGGGTCGCGGTATCATTCACATCGGAAAACACAATGCGATAAACAACTTCTGTATCGGTGTCGAAGGGAACGAACAAAGTTGTGCAAAATGCCATATCGGATTTGGCATGACGGATGCACTGAAGGGGTACACGGATTCCACAAACATCGATTGCCTTATCTGCCATGACAATTCGGAGACCTACGCAAAAGGTTCTGAAATGGGTGGAGCCCCCGATCCAAAACTTGATCTGAACAAGGTGGCTCAAAGTGTGGGTCAACCCAAAAGAACGAACTGTGGAGTATGCCATTTCTTTGGCGGTGGAGGAAACAATGTAAAACATGGCGACCTCGATAAAGCTATGTTTGACGGTTCAAAAGATATCGATGTTCACATGGGTACCGATGGTGCCAACATGTCGTGCGTCGATTGTCACACCTCACAGAACCACCTGATGAAGGGAAAGGTTTATTCACTTTCTTCGATGAACCGTGACAGATCAACATGCGAACAGTGCCATACTGAGAACCCGCATGAAGCCGCAATTCTAAACGAACACACCCTGAAAGTTGCATGCCAGACCTGCCACATCCCTGTCTATGCCAAAGTAAACGCTACAAAAATGGAGTGGGACTGGTCGACAGCAGGCAAGCTAAAAGACGGCAAACCTTTTGAAATTGACGATAAAGACGGAAACCACACTTACCTTTCAATTAAAGGCAGCTTCACCTGGGGAACCAATGTAAAGCCTGATTATGTCTGGTTTAACGGTACTGCCGACCACTATTTGATAGGAGATACAGTATCCGACACAACAAAACCGCTTCAGGTAAACACACTTAACGGCTCCTATTCCGATCCCGAGTCGAAAATTACCCCCGTTAAAATTCACAAGGCAAGACAACCATATGATCCTGTCAATAAAATGCTGATCCAGCCTAAACTTTTCGCCGACAAAAAAGGTGAAGGAGCTCTCTGGAAAGATTTTGACTGGGTGCGCGCCTCGAGGATTGGAATGGAGGAAGTGGGCTTGCCATTCAGCGGTCAGCTCTCATTTATAAGAACCGAGATGACATGGCCCGTTAATCACATGGTTTCCACTAAAGAGAAGACGGTTTCGTGCTCAGAGTGCCACAGCCGCAATGAGAGCAGACTCGCCGGGTTGAACGACTTTTACATGCCTGCCAGAGACCATTCACCCGTGATCGACACAGCCGGTAAATGGATTATTTTCCTGAGCATCCTCGGTATCTTTGCTCACGGCTCCCTGAGAATATTCTCGAACCGTAAACAGAGAAAGGAAGGCTCAAAATGA
- a CDS encoding cytochrome b/b6 domain-containing protein: MKKQVYIYRSFERFWHWTQAFLIFFLAATGFEVHGSFKFFGYQNAVEYHNIAAYAFIILIVFAIFWHFSTGEWKQYLPTFTNMKAQINFYLTGIFKNAPHPTKKTVLSKLNPLQRLVYLGLKLLVIPVMVASGLLYMFYRYPQKGTIVGLNIDTIEPIALFHTAGAFALIAFIVVHLYLITTGHKPTTNLKAMITGYEELDDEAGEENRKKEVEPVEDSAVKIEN; this comes from the coding sequence ATGAAAAAACAGGTTTATATCTACAGATCATTCGAAAGATTCTGGCACTGGACTCAGGCTTTCCTCATATTTTTCCTCGCAGCAACAGGATTTGAGGTGCATGGATCATTCAAGTTCTTCGGGTATCAAAATGCGGTAGAATACCACAACATTGCAGCTTATGCTTTCATAATCCTTATTGTCTTCGCTATTTTCTGGCATTTCTCTACAGGTGAGTGGAAACAGTATCTCCCCACCTTCACAAACATGAAGGCACAGATCAATTTCTATCTGACCGGTATTTTCAAAAATGCACCGCATCCTACAAAGAAAACGGTTCTCAGCAAACTGAATCCACTCCAGCGACTGGTTTATCTGGGACTTAAACTTCTCGTCATTCCTGTCATGGTGGCTTCAGGGCTGCTCTATATGTTCTACCGTTACCCGCAAAAAGGGACGATTGTCGGATTGAACATCGACACCATTGAGCCAATCGCCCTCTTCCATACAGCCGGAGCTTTCGCTCTGATCGCTTTTATTGTGGTTCACCTTTATCTGATTACCACGGGTCATAAACCGACTACAAATCTGAAAGCAATGATTACCGGGTATGAAGAACTTGATGACGAAGCCGGGGAAGAAAACAGAAAAAAAGAGGTTGAGCCTGTCGAAGATTCAGCCGTAAAAATTGAGAATTGA
- a CDS encoding YeeE/YedE family protein — protein MNETKYMNPYLAGFFLGLLLLVTIFVTGRGLGASGAVKSGVVATVSSVAPTHAQESKFYKEYLDEHENNPLKNWLVFEVLGVIVGAFISGLVSNRLNFTLEKIPTVTTKTRVITAFIGGALFGLGSQLGRGCTSGSALSGMAVMSTGGLITMFAIFGAAYAFAWFFRKLWLVEGGK, from the coding sequence ATGAACGAAACAAAATATATGAATCCCTATCTTGCAGGCTTTTTCCTTGGTCTGCTGTTGCTCGTAACAATTTTTGTGACCGGAAGGGGTCTGGGTGCAAGTGGTGCAGTCAAGAGCGGAGTGGTCGCAACTGTAAGCAGTGTGGCACCCACACATGCTCAGGAATCGAAATTCTATAAGGAATATCTCGATGAACACGAGAACAACCCTTTAAAAAACTGGCTCGTTTTCGAAGTGCTTGGAGTAATTGTCGGTGCCTTTATTTCGGGGCTTGTATCCAACCGGCTAAATTTTACTCTTGAAAAAATCCCGACCGTTACCACCAAAACGAGGGTGATTACCGCATTTATTGGCGGGGCACTCTTCGGACTGGGCTCACAACTCGGAAGAGGCTGCACCAGTGGTTCCGCACTTAGCGGTATGGCGGTTATGTCAACAGGCGGGCTGATAACAATGTTCGCAATTTTTGGAGCTGCTTATGCCTTTGCATGGTTCTTCAGGAAATTGTGGCTTGTGGAAGGAGGTAAATAA
- a CDS encoding YeeE/YedE family protein yields MGPLVPDFIGNELNFVVAILIGIAFGYILEQAGFSTSKKLVGLFYGYDFTVLRVFFTAGITAMIGVVILGHYGLLDLSLIYVNPTFLWSAIVGGLIMGLGFVIGGFCPGTSVCAAAIGKIDAMIFVVGGAFGVLFFAEGYPWFEELYKAENWGNVTMFDTLGISQGIFAFGMTAMAVGAFWFTTWVEKKVNKSENPELQPKKLYLGLGLTLFVLGIITLFMPERRTELLADAATAATSEKINTVSVDELAFRLLDNDKKLQIIDLRPAKMFGQFSLPGSVNMTFEELFGKDAFKILALKEKKILFIANTEADEKKAAFIADELGYKNFSILEGGLDAFKKEILEYAPKSEPVTRQEKDTHRFRTRAVKELPVLIQNAKKSAAPKKKSTRVIGGC; encoded by the coding sequence ATGGGACCTTTAGTACCCGATTTTATCGGAAATGAACTGAATTTTGTTGTCGCAATCCTTATTGGCATCGCCTTTGGATATATCCTCGAACAGGCGGGCTTCTCGACTTCCAAGAAGCTGGTAGGCTTGTTTTATGGATACGATTTTACCGTCTTGCGTGTCTTTTTTACCGCCGGCATTACAGCGATGATTGGAGTTGTCATCCTTGGACATTACGGACTCCTCGACCTTAGCCTTATCTATGTTAATCCGACTTTTCTTTGGTCAGCGATTGTTGGCGGACTCATCATGGGACTCGGATTTGTTATCGGAGGTTTTTGCCCCGGCACGAGTGTTTGCGCTGCCGCAATCGGTAAAATTGATGCAATGATCTTTGTGGTCGGCGGTGCCTTTGGTGTACTCTTTTTTGCCGAGGGATACCCCTGGTTTGAAGAGCTGTACAAAGCCGAAAACTGGGGAAATGTAACCATGTTTGATACACTGGGAATATCTCAGGGCATCTTTGCATTCGGCATGACTGCAATGGCGGTGGGCGCTTTCTGGTTCACAACATGGGTCGAAAAGAAAGTGAATAAATCTGAGAATCCCGAACTGCAGCCTAAAAAACTCTATCTCGGACTTGGACTCACCCTATTTGTTCTCGGAATTATTACCTTATTCATGCCGGAAAGAAGGACAGAGCTTCTCGCAGATGCAGCGACAGCCGCCACCTCCGAAAAAATAAACACCGTATCAGTGGATGAACTCGCCTTCAGGTTGCTCGACAACGACAAAAAACTTCAGATAATCGACCTTCGTCCCGCAAAAATGTTCGGTCAGTTCAGCCTGCCCGGCTCCGTAAACATGACATTTGAAGAACTCTTCGGCAAGGATGCATTCAAAATTCTCGCTCTCAAAGAGAAAAAAATCCTCTTCATCGCCAACACCGAAGCCGATGAAAAGAAAGCAGCATTTATTGCCGATGAACTGGGATACAAAAACTTCTCGATCCTCGAAGGCGGTCTCGACGCATTCAAAAAGGAAATCCTTGAATACGCTCCAAAATCCGAACCCGTCACCCGTCAGGAAAAAGACACCCACAGATTTCGCACCAGAGCAGTAAAAGAACTTCCCGTTCTCATCCAGAACGCCAAGAAAAGCGCCGCTCCGAAGAAGAAATCCACAAGAGTGATAGGGGGATGCTGA
- the dnaB gene encoding replicative DNA helicase gives MSKQEIKENALNIAGFMPATLRPPHSIEIEQFVLGALLIDPESINKAVAVIDKDAFYKPAHQMIFTAMISLYNEREPVDVSTVFNELMRLKKLEDVGGLGYLSELGNNISSAANVEYHLKILVEKKILRDLISVSHGIAGKAYQAEDTALKILDDAESRIFQISETRSRKTYIDMKRAVTQTMEYIEIVHTRNAAGVVGVPTGFYDLDEMLGGFQNSDLIILAARPSMGKTALALSFARNAAVDFKLPVAVFSLEMATTQLVTRLICGEAKISGQAIRKGRMSAEESSRLARYGAKLADAPMYIDDMPGQTVLEIRAKSRRLKAEYGIKLIVIDYLQLMQGHTDTESREREISMISRSLKGLAKDLDIPIIALSQLNRESEKRVDKKPMLSDLRESGSIEQDADVVMFIHRPEYYGKEVDSDGNSLKGIAEVIIAKHRNGPVGDVKLKFLHEYTKFENLAHFNPYAALPEDGKSPM, from the coding sequence ATGAGCAAGCAAGAGATTAAAGAGAATGCTTTAAATATTGCCGGATTTATGCCGGCAACATTGAGACCTCCGCATTCGATCGAGATTGAGCAATTTGTTTTGGGTGCACTTCTGATCGACCCTGAATCGATAAACAAAGCGGTTGCTGTTATCGACAAGGATGCATTTTACAAACCCGCACACCAGATGATATTCACCGCAATGATTTCCCTCTACAACGAGCGGGAACCGGTGGATGTCTCCACCGTTTTTAACGAATTGATGAGGCTTAAAAAACTTGAAGATGTGGGTGGTCTCGGTTATCTCTCTGAACTCGGAAACAATATTTCATCCGCTGCAAATGTCGAATATCATCTCAAAATTCTTGTTGAGAAGAAGATTCTCCGCGACCTTATTTCAGTTTCACACGGAATTGCAGGCAAGGCATATCAGGCGGAAGATACGGCACTTAAAATTCTTGACGATGCAGAATCCAGGATTTTTCAAATATCTGAAACACGGTCGAGGAAAACCTACATCGACATGAAGCGGGCTGTTACGCAGACGATGGAATATATCGAGATTGTCCATACCCGAAATGCTGCCGGAGTTGTGGGCGTGCCAACAGGATTCTACGATCTTGATGAAATGCTCGGTGGCTTCCAGAATTCCGATCTCATCATCCTTGCGGCAAGACCCTCGATGGGAAAAACCGCTCTCGCCCTCTCATTTGCAAGAAATGCGGCTGTTGATTTCAAACTACCCGTGGCAGTATTCTCACTTGAGATGGCGACAACTCAGCTTGTTACCCGTTTGATCTGCGGTGAAGCAAAAATTTCAGGTCAGGCGATCAGAAAGGGAAGAATGAGTGCGGAAGAGAGTTCCAGACTTGCAAGATATGGTGCCAAACTCGCTGACGCTCCCATGTATATTGATGACATGCCGGGTCAAACAGTGCTTGAAATTAGAGCGAAATCGAGAAGGTTGAAGGCTGAATACGGAATTAAACTTATTGTGATCGATTATCTCCAGCTCATGCAGGGACACACAGACACCGAAAGCCGCGAACGGGAAATTTCGATGATCTCCCGCTCTCTTAAAGGACTGGCAAAAGACCTCGACATTCCCATTATTGCGCTCTCCCAGTTAAACCGTGAATCGGAAAAAAGAGTCGATAAAAAGCCGATGCTCTCCGATCTTCGTGAATCGGGTTCGATTGAACAGGATGCGGATGTGGTAATGTTTATCCACAGACCCGAATATTACGGCAAGGAAGTGGACAGCGATGGTAACTCTCTGAAAGGGATTGCGGAAGTGATCATCGCCAAACACAGAAACGGTCCCGTGGGAGATGTGAAATTGAAATTTTTACACGAATATACCAAGTTTGAAAACCTTGCACATTTCAATCCTTATGCAGCACTACCTGAGGATGGAAAAAGCCCGATGTAG